One region of Emys orbicularis isolate rEmyOrb1 chromosome 6, rEmyOrb1.hap1, whole genome shotgun sequence genomic DNA includes:
- the LOC135880381 gene encoding sigma non-opioid intracellular receptor 1-like yields the protein MWALGPRALRAGLALLALALLAQGLRSWVASRPFEFRPEEIAELGRHHAGLDHEQAFSKIIVELRKKHPGHILPDEDLQWVFVNAGGWMGSMCLLHASLTEYVLLFGTAIDTGGHSGRYWADISDTIISGTFRQWKEGMTRSEIYYPGDTIVHQSGEATAVQWSAGTWMVEYGRGFIPSTLTFALADTIFSTQDFGTLFCTLRVYAKALLLEAGAYFSHLAQ from the exons ATGTGGGCGCTGGGGCCGCGCGCGCTGCGGGCCGGGCTGGCGCTGCTGGCCCTggcgctgctggcccaggggctgcggaGCTGGGTCGCCTCCCGCCCCTTCGAGTTCCGGCCCGAGGAGATCGCGGAGCTCGGCCGGCACCACGCGG GCTTGGACCATGAGCAGGCCTTCTCCAAGATCATCGTGGAGCTGCGGAAGAAGCACCCAGGCCACATCCTGCCGGACGAGGACCTGCAGTGGGTGTTTGTCAACGCGGGCGGGTGGATGGGCTCCATGTGCCTGCTCCACGCCTCGCTCACCGAGTACGTGTTGCTCTTCGGGACGGCCATCGACACTGGGGGGCACTCGG GTCGGTACTGGGCTGACATCTCTGACACCATCATCTCGGGGACCTTCAGGCAGTGGAAGGAGGGGATGACCAGAAGTGAAATCTATTACCCAG GGGACACCATAGTGCACCAATCCGGAGAGGCCACggctgtccagtggagcgccggCACCTGGATGGTGGAGTACGGCCGTGGCTTCATCCCCTCCACGCTCACGTTCGCCTTGGCCGACACCATCTTCAGCACTCAGGACTTCGGCACCCTCTTCTGCACCCTCCGGGTTTATGCCAAAGCCTTGCTCCTGGAAGCAGGTGCCTACTTCAGCCATCTGGCCCAGTGA
- the GALT gene encoding galactose-1-phosphate uridylyltransferase: protein MEAPSESESSGPGGTGPAVGSFQPSEHQHVRYNPLRDDWVLVSAHRMRRPWQGQVEKPPQEDVPRCDLSNPLCPGAARANGEANPQYTSTFVFDNDFPALQPDAPEPDACNHPLFRAASARGVCKVMCFHPWSDLTLPLMSLAEIRAVIDKWAELTVELGASYPWVQIFENKGAMMGCSNPHPHCQVWASNFLPNEARLEDRTQRQHLQERGVPLLLEYARLEAQRKERLVVENADWLVVVPYWAVWPFQTLLLPRRHVCCLQELSDGERDSLASIMKRLLTKYDNLFEVSFPYSMGWHGAPTGPHLGADCGHWQLHAHYYPPLLRSAAVRKFMVGYEMLAQAQRDLTPEQAAERLRTLSEEHYRVRPREAA from the exons ATGGAGGCGCCTTCGGAGTCCGAGAGTTCGGGGCCCGGCGGGACGGGGCCGGCGGTCGGGTCCTTCCAGCCCAGCG agcACCAGCATGTCCGCTACAACCCCCTGCGGGATGACTGGGTGCTGGTGTCCGCCCACCGGATGAGGCGTccctggcaggggcaggtggAGAAACCCCCGCAAGAGGATGTCCCTCGCTGTGACCTGTCCAACCCGCTGTGCCCTGGAGCAGCACGAGCCAATGGGGAG GCGAATCCGCAGTACACGAGCACATTTGTCTTCGACAATGACTTCCCAGCACTGCAGCCGGATGCCCCGGAACCTG atGCCTGCAACCACCCCTTGTTCCGAGCTGCATCTGCCCGAGGAGTTTG CAAGGTCATGTGCTTCCATCCTTGGTCTGACCTGACACTGCCGCTCATGTCGCTGGCAGAGATCCGGGCAGTGATTGACAAGTGGGCGGAGCTCACGGTGGAGCTGGGTGCTTCTTATCCCTGGGTACAG ATATTTGAGAACAAAGGGGCCATGATGGGCTGCTCCAACCCTCACCCTCACTGCCAG gtctGGGCCAGTAACTTCCTCCCCAACGAAGCCCGGCTGGAGGACCGGACGCAGCGGCAGCACCTCCAGGAGCGCGGCGTGCCCTTGCTGCTGGAGTACGCCCGGCTGGAGGCCCAGAGGAAG GAGCGGCTGGTGGTGGAGAACGCGGACTGGCTGGTGGTGGTCCCCTATTGGGCCGTGTGGCCTTTCcagaccctgctcctgccccgccgTCACGTCTGCTGCCTCCAGGAGCTCAGCGATGGCGAGAGAGACA GTCTGGCCTCCATCATGAAAAGGCTCCTCACCAAGTACGACAACCTCTTTGAGGTTTCCTTCCCCTACTCGATGGGCTGGCATG GCGCCCCCACGGGGCCTCACTTGGGAGCAGACTGTGGGCACTGGCAGCTTCACGCCCACTACTACCCGCCTCTCCTCCGCTCGGCCGCTGTCCGCAAGTTCATGGTGGGCTACGAGATGCTGGCGCAGGCTCAGCGGGACCTGACGCCAGAGCAG GCCGCCGAGCGCCTGAGGACTCTGTCCGAGGAGCATTACAGGGTGAGGCCGCGGGAGGCGGCGTGA